In the Halococcus agarilyticus genome, TTCGGTGGTGGCAATGCGGCCGCTACGGTGGCACAGACCATCGAGAAGATCCTCGGCGTTCGGATCAGGGGAGCGGTCGTGATCGACAATCACGCCGTCGAATCCAACGATGCGGGTGGTTTCCTCGACCGGCATGACGCGACAGTCGTCACCGTACCGGGACGAACGTGAACGATCTCCGCGTGTTCGTCATCCCCGATGCGGGCTCGGACACCCGATGAGGCCGACAACAACTTTATCGTCCGTGAAGATGCACTGCCTGTCATGCGGGTAGATGTCCACAACCACCAGTTGCCCGAACCGTACGTTGACCTTCTCCTTGAATGGGACACGCCAGTCGGGCTAAAAGCCGACGGCGACACACTGTACATGGTTCACAGACGTTCAGGCACAGCGAGCGTAGCGGCCGGGAACCAGATCCCGGTGAACGAGGGATTCACCGACATCGACGCACGCATCGAGTGGATGGAAGAAAACGACATCGAGCGAACGCTGGTCTCCGTCTCCACCCCGAATCCGCTCGACGAGACGTTCACCACGGACCAATCGACGGAACTCGTCCACGCGATCAACCGCGGCTACGCCGACCTGCAATCGCGCTACCCGGACCACGTCGCCGGCCTCGGAATGTTACCCCTCCGGGATACAGAGGCGGCGGTCGCGGAACTCGACCGGATCGCCACTGACCTTGACCTCGCTGGAATTGCGCTGCCGACATCGGTCGGCAGGAAAAAACTCTCGGCGAGCGAACTCGAACCGGTGTTCGACAGAGTAGACGAACTGGGGTTGACTGCGTTCGTCCACCCGCACGGAAACCCGCTGAGCGACGAACTGGCCGACCACGAGTCGTTTCTGAATCCACTCGCCGTCTTCCCGATCGAGACGACGTTCCAGATCATTCGCCTGATCTACGACGGATTCTTCGACCGTCACGACTTCGACATCGTGCTCTCTCACATGGGCGGTGCGCTCCTCCAACTGACTGGACGATTCGACCGAGGACGCAGCGAAATCGACGACCCGGTAGCCCAGCCTGATTCTCCCATCCTCGAGTACATAGAGCGGTTCTACTACGACTGCATCTCGTTTCACCCGCCTGCGCTCCGGGCAGCCATCGACACTGTCGGAAGCGACCACCTCTTGTTTGGGACGGACTTCCCATTCGACGAAGAGGATACACAGACGATACTCGCAGACATCGAGACCGTCGTCTCAGACGAAGCGAATCAAGAACGAATCATGCGCTCGACGGCTGTGGAGCTGTTTGATCTCTAGCACCGAGAACAACACTAGAGTGATATATGCTGTTTGTCATCGTGAAATCCGTGGAGACCTCTCAAAGTCAGGATCGAGTGAAGTACTGAAATGTCCTCTGGATCGTTCAGATTTTTCCAGAACACTCCCTCCCTGTCGGCAGTCAACTGTCTATCTACAGCCTGTTGATAGCCCACGTCCCATTATGTCGAAAACCCCTGTAGATAAGTCGGTCTCACATGACGCGCTACGCTACCTACGTTCGTGCCTCGACCAAAGCACGAGAGGCGACCCGCCAATGAAACGCCATCGACAAGTGGCTTTCCGAACGCGACATCGATCTCAAGAGCGCCGATCAGTTCGTCAAGCTTGGTCAGTCCGGTGCTGAACCCGGACGTAAGCAATTCATCGACCCCGTCGACGCGTTACAGACAGAAAACTGCCAGTGCGTCGTCGTATGGGAGATCCCCCGCCTCGCTCGGCTCGGCAGCATCTATCAGCGGGTCTTCGAGCACTGTGAGGATACTGGAACCACTGTGATAATCACTGACGGCTGGGTCGACGAGGTTCGACGCGACGGCACCGGAAGGCTCATCGCCGACATTTCGACCACGGTCGCCGAGAAAGAACGCCGCCGGCTCACCAAACCCATCCAAGCCGGTATCGATCATGCCCAGCGCGAAGCAAGTGGCTTGGAGCCGTCCCCAAGTTTCCGGCCCGACGACGGCCACCTCTAGGTGATACGCGAGGCCGATCGCGACGCTAGCGAGATCAGCTACCTCGAAATGCGTACCGCGATCGAGCACGTCAATGGGGGCGAATCCTACCGATCGGTCGCGGCTGACACACCCAATCTCGATCGGGTCATCCTCATGGGTGTCGACAAGAACGACGATCACCGAGCCTAATATCGCCACGTCGAAGTCGACGACCAGCGCGTTCAGCAAGTGCTCCCTCGTGAAACGAGCGGAAACCAAGGATCTATAGAATGAATTGTAGAATCGTACTTCGATCCTCCTCTCAAGAATCCGACAGTTTCAGAACAGAATATAGACGTACGCACTGCTGAGGACATATATCTCGTTATTAGGGAATCGGAGACTCGGTATCAGATAGCATTCGATGTCAGAGTTCGCGACCTGGGTACAGAAAGTTTTGTCGAAATGTTCGAATCGTCGGACGCCCACGTGGTTTGAACTCAAAAAGTTCCAGCTGTGAGTCAGAGGGGTCCCAGAGAACGCACCGACCTCAGTGATTGAATCAATCGAAGCGAGTGCGAGGAGCAGGATTCGGACCCGCGACCGCCTGAATGTAATCAGCTCGCCGCCGATCGCCAAGCTACCCTTCGAGAACAGCGCATTCCGGGCACTCACCACATCGATCACGAGTTCACACAGTATCTCTACGAGACGCCCCCAGTCACCTATCCCGTCCCGACAGATATCACTAACCTCGTCGAGACGCTTCACAACGCCCAACACGGTGTCGAACGCGCGCTCAACGCACGAAACTCCAGGACTCCGAACCCTTAGCTTGGAGCTTCCTCTGACGTCCGTCGCGCTCGGAGGTGTCTCTCCAAACCTCCTGTTCGTCGTTACTCGTGCTCAACTCTCTAAGCGCGAGTAACGGTGGTATGATTTCTGGACGCAGCAGCAGGACGGCCGAATGATTCGCTCGACCCACTCTGGAACCGTCCAGCTACAATCGAAAGTTCGTGTCTGAGTCAGTAATCGGTATCGTTCCC is a window encoding:
- a CDS encoding amidohydrolase family protein; translation: MRARTPDEADNNFIVREDALPVMRVDVHNHQLPEPYVDLLLEWDTPVGLKADGDTLYMVHRRSGTASVAAGNQIPVNEGFTDIDARIEWMEENDIERTLVSVSTPNPLDETFTTDQSTELVHAINRGYADLQSRYPDHVAGLGMLPLRDTEAAVAELDRIATDLDLAGIALPTSVGRKKLSASELEPVFDRVDELGLTAFVHPHGNPLSDELADHESFLNPLAVFPIETTFQIIRLIYDGFFDRHDFDIVLSHMGGALLQLTGRFDRGRSEIDDPVAQPDSPILEYIERFYYDCISFHPPALRAAIDTVGSDHLLFGTDFPFDEEDTQTILADIETVVSDEANQERIMRSTAVELFDL
- a CDS encoding recombinase family protein, producing MDLKSADQFVKLGQSGAEPGRKQFIDPVDALQTENCQCVVVWEIPRLARLGSIYQRVFEHCEDTGTTVIITDGWVDEVRRDGTGRLIADISTTVAEKERRRLTKPIQAGIDHAQREASGLEPSPSFRPDDGHL
- a CDS encoding DUF7260 family protein, which gives rise to MNRSECEEQDSDPRPPECNQLAADRQATLREQRIPGTHHIDHEFTQYLYETPPVTYPVPTDITNLVETLHNAQHGVERALNARNSRTPNP